CGCCAAATAAGCTTGAGCCATGTGCCGCAAGCTTATCCTTGTTCTTCCCGCCAAACTTTTCAGCGAACCCCTCGTTGTAACTAACCTCGATAACACCCTCGTCTGGGAAGTTACCCAAGAAGAATGAAGGAAATGTCTCAGTAATGTGCATCGACTTACCATGCTGCGGCGGCATGCTGATCATGAAGTACTGTGTCTCCATCGGCAATTCGCCAGCTAACATCATCTTACGCTTGACTACAGCATCGTTGAGTATATTGCATACGTATTCGCCATGCCGCGTGTACGTGTACATGTTGCCGTGTACATAGCGCACATAAGCATAATAGTCTGTAGCTGCTTCGTAGCGTTCTTCATCCTCCAACAGTTGGATCAGTTCCAATTCTTCGGCGGCGCTCAAGCTCATCGATCCTCGCCCTCCGTTCTTCCGGTGTCAAATCGTTGATGGTCACGCTGTTGATCATGCCACCAGACACCTTTAGATTGTCTTGGAACATGCCAAGATGGCGGGCTACATTCTCAAGCGCTTTGTCTTGGTCACGTAGCTTTACTTCTATACCAGTACGACTTTCCTTAACACCGTTGTATAGCAGCTTCTCTTTATGACCAAGATCACGCGTATCCTCAATCACCACTTGGCTAAACCCTTCACCTTTACAATTCGGGCATTTCGGATGCGGTCTTATTGTGCGATCAAACCCGAATCCACCTTCATCGGAAACTATATTAGGTGGTCTATCATCTTTAGCCGCAATTCGGTTTTCCGCTTCCTGTGCTTGGTCATGTTCTTCCTTGTCCTTCCACTGGTAATGGTGGTCAATGCCAAAGCAGTAGCGGCAGCACGTCTTGCGGTGGTATATGATCTCATTCGGATCAGCCGTAGCTATATCCCACCACTGTTGCAATACCATGTCGGCAGTAATGTTGAGCCGTTTAGACCGCTCCTTCATCTCAACCTCGATAGCCGCTGCTATTTCAGGTTTTCTCAGGTGCTCATGACCAATCGATCCTGCTGTAGTCAAACTGTATCCTGCCCGTATTGCCGCTTGCGTGGCGTTGAGATCAACCATGTATTCTTCGACGAAACGTTGCTGTTTGTCGTTCAACGCCATGTAATCACCTCCCGCTTATGAAATTTACTATCGCAATTTAGTCCAGTACGATTACCCAATCCTCAGAAAGCATATCCGACTGTGTAGCTGTCCATCCCGGTTGCCATTTCTGTTGTGCATTCCACATCGCAATATATGGTTGAGAATCCAGTGGAGTATCTACACCAATGTGCTTGGCTGTACGATCATTTACCTTTGCACCTGGTTCCTGTGTGGAATATGGTGGTAGTTGCAATGCTGGCATAAGCACAATCCACATCCCTTTACCGTTCCATCCTTCACGCGCTACTTTCATACCAATCTTCAAACGTTCAATAGCATCTCCAAATGTCATGTTGAACCTCCCTGTTATTTATTGATCAATAATCAAAATGTATTCCGCATGATAGTAGGGTAGTGATCACGCGGCTTTGTGTAATTACAACCACCCTGCCCAGCGGTACCAATACCACCAATCTGAACACCAATAGAACGATGTTTCTCCCATGGCGTTGGTTTATGCCCCCATAAATTCGGCATCTTATTCGCTTCAACCTTACTCTGATACGCCGCCAACTCTTCCGCCGTGCCTTCCAACGTGCCGTCTGGATGAATCTTCATTCGCTCACCTCGCTATCGATAATCTTTAATACTGTCCGCATCGGTGTATTGCCACCACCTTGTATTTCACATGTCAGTTGATGTGCATTTCCAAGTAACTGCTTAGATATTTGATATATCATTTCATTGTGCCGTCGTATAAATCCATTTTGCTTTTCAAAAACGCCAGAGTTAATCCATACTTCCTCGAACGACTCTGGCATGTTGACCACACAGCTTGTATCCGCACCAAATTCACCTAAATAGCGCAACGCTTCTACGCTCAATCCAAAATCGCCACCAGCATCAAGGTACGGTTAATGCAGCGCACTCAAGAATTCTTTCAGTTGCGAATCCGACCACCTTACTTCAACCATACTCATCACCTCATATACAAAATAAAAAGAGACCAGTCACCTGATCTCTGTGTAATCGTATGGAGCGCACCCTACAATGCCGATGCGCGTCGCCTCGTGACCGCTCAGAATTTCACTGGCTGATGACACATCCAATTAACCTGCACAGTTGCAGAGTCTGAGTGTCCTGCTTATCCTTTCGGATTTCATCACTAACAGGCACGGCAGGATTCGAACCTGCAACCTATCGGTTAACAACCGAGCGCTCTACCGTTGAGCTACACGCCTATATTCAGTTGAGCCATAGGACTTTCACCTATGGAATAGGCTGTGAATTATGTTTAAGCCTATCATTTAACCGACAGCCATATTATGTCGGCACCCACTATATAAGATAGTCGCGTCTATCTTCCGCCACTCAACGAGAATACAGAGACGGGGGAAACCGCATCTGCATGAACGGATGTTGCAGCACATAGCTGCGGGAAAGAGACTACTCAATCCCCTTCCCGCAACCAGCCAGTTCCCCCATCCCAGAAACTGACCAGCCACAGGTGTGTAAAAATCGCTATTGCAACTGTGCACCGTGCGCCTAATTCAACCACCGCATGGTCATCGCTTGCGCCGATGCACATCTTGCCATATACCTATTCTATCATGCTGATTTGCTTGTTTTCGCTCATTAAACAATCACGTTGCGCTCACAAAACGCTCATGTTACATCACAGCTAGCTTAGCGAACTCTTCAATCGCTTTTTCGCGCCACCGTCGGTATGTGGCAGGCGCTATATTGAACGCTGCGATCACATCGTCAACCTGCCTGTTCTCCACATAGCGTAGTTGCAGCAGATCCACCAAATTGCTGTTGTGCTTGCGCATCACCTCAAACACCGCATCCGTGTTGTCTCGCTCGGCAATCTTGTCCTGCAACTCACTCAGCTTATCCAGCACCTCGTCATACCCTTCTGCCTGCCCCGTACGCGCTTCAAGCACACGCTTGATGCTACGTTCTAACTCACGCAACCGGAACTCTTCCAGTGGCTCCGTGCTGTGCGTACGTGCCACCTCATGCAGCTGTGCCTTCGTCCCTGCTGGGTAGCGCTCCATATTGGCGGTAGCTGCATTCATCACAGCCTGTTCACGCAAGCTGAGGTACATGTAGCTAGGCTTACCACGCAACTGTGAATGCAGCTGCTGCAACTCGTCGTCCTCGCTCAATCGGTTGATGGTGATGCCTGCACCAACGCTGTATTTGCTCAGCACTGTAATACGTCCGCACACGTCGCGGTAGCGGTGTAAGTGATTGATTACTTTTTGTTCGGTCTCTTTATTCATGGATGCTACTCCTTTTTAGTAATCCCTAATAAATAATAGGAATGTTAACGATAAATAATAAAGCAATATTAAATTTTAAGGAGTGTTACAATGTGAGCAGAATTAGGATTTTATTAAACAGCGTAAAGTTATGGCTTGGACACATAACTTTTGAAAAAACATTATCTATTATTGCAATATTAATTTCTGCTTGCGCCATAATAATTTCTCTGTATCAGTATGAGAAAAGTAATCAGGAATTAATATCGATATTTCCTTATCAACCTGACGGCGATTATACTTTGCAGTTAATTAAAGGTCCAAAAAATGATGAATATACTTTTTCTCTCCCAGCAAAATTTTTGATCTCAAATAATGGTGAGAAAACCGTATCTTTAGTCTATTTTTCTTCTGGACCGTATAAAAAGATCAATAAGTACCCAAGTTACAGTGCTCAAACTGATGTGGGATTAGTAGATGAAAAACAGCAAGAGCTACGATTACCTTTTATTATCCCTTCTGGCGAAGGTAAGATTTTCCTAATTACCAACGATTTTGTTTTAAGCTCTGCAGATGTAGATTCATTAAATAAAATCCATAAACAATCTCGACCAAACGATATTTGGAACGAAAGTATAAATTATTATATGTTGCTCAATTACGCATTAAATAGCGGAGTAGATCTTTTTGGGTCTCAACTTCAATCTGAATCAGCAGTTATAACAGATGAAAAAGGACCTTTAAGTTTTGAACTTGATATTAAAAAAGCAGATCCATTCGCATCTATATTCTTCAGATCTTCTAAAGGTAATGAGTTTAGAAAAGATTTGAGTTTCATTGTTTCACCTACAAGTTAATTTTATTAAATGTGCATATCCGATTTTAATAAATCAGATATGCACATAATCTTTTAATACTTTAAAATATCTTTTCCTCCAATCCAAGATTCAATAGTGTCTCTATGAAAAATAATGCGCGCTCTTACACGCATGTGAGGTATCTGGTTATCCCTAACCATGTTGTAAATTGTTGTTGTAGACACACCCAGAAGTTCAGCGGCTTCGTTGACTGAAAGTGTAATTTTAGCCATGTACATATCCCCTATCTATATTCATCTCATATTGCCGACTTATAGACTCTCAACTTTGGTATTTGATCCAGAATTATCATCTTGATTAGTAAATTCGAATAATATACCTTTTGCTATTTGCTGCATTTTCTCTGTTATGCTTTTAATTTCCGATTGTTTTCGTCTAACCTCAGCTTCTGCTGCTTGAAGACTTTTGTATAATTCATTGCTATTATTAGCAAGGCGCTTATCTTTTACCCAGCCTAAAAATATCTGATGGGCTATTACACTCCGTTCTTCTGATTGTTCCATATAATATTTAGCTATTTCACATAGTTCTTTTTCAAAATTTGTCGGTAACTGACTGGCAAGTACACTCTCAATATACGCTGTATCTTTTTTATTATTTCTTAATGACATAGGTGCATAATCCTCCTTTAATTTTGCTTGTATCGCTTCATTCAGCAGAATAGTATTCGAGTGGTATAAGAACCAAATTTTCAGGAATGCTCAGAGATTACATTGATCGGCTTAATTTTAAGCAGATTAATATGGGGGCATGGATCGGTACAATCAAATAGTTTCCGGTCCGTATATATCAAACTTAAATTTGAGTTTTGACCAAGTAGCTTCAATCGGCGGAAAATTACGCCGATTAATTTTTCTAGGGATGTAAGTTGAACTTACGCCCTATAGATGACGTATGTTCAACATACCCCATATCACAATTGATTGAGTATGTTGAGCATACACAATCCTTATGACGTAAGTTCAACTTACATCATTTATGACTGAACCCGAATACTGTTCGTGTTTAACTAAAATTGACTTATGCCCAAAGGAACAAATAATTAACCAACTCAAAGTTGAATCCGTTGGTAATTACAACCAACGCAATTTTGCGTTCGTTAATCGTTCATGATCTTGTATCAGAGATGAGGTAATTACTAATCACCTCGTAATGTTTACTACTAATACTGACCGCCTTTGATCAAACGCTTGGCAAAGGGATGATTTCAAATCACATCCTTTTTACTAAACGCAATTTATGTTCGACTCAGCAGATGCGATCTTTAAGGATCATTCATTTGCGTATACCCCTTCAACTTAATTCTCATGGCTCAATTTTGAGCGATGACGATCTATGTTGAACATAGGCCGTTCATAACTTCAAATCCATTTTGGTTGGGGGTTGTATTGAACGCAACCCCCTTTTCGTCATCATCCAAAAGTTGCCTTTAAAATTAATTTCAAAGGCAACACACGTATCCTTTGTAACCCATCATGGTTGATCATCAATGAGTGATACTCTTACTTCATTGCTAATTAGTTTTTTAATAAAGCCTAATTCATACTATCCAGCGAACACATCTGCCTGAACACGTTCATAATTCACGAATTTATTGAAGTCTTTGAGGAATATAAGTTCTACTGTGCCGATCGGTCCGTTACGCTGCTTCCCGATAATGATTTCAATAACATTCTTCTTCTCGGTTTCAGCATTATAGTAATCGTCCCGGTAAAGGAACATAATGATATCAGCGTCCTGCTCAATAGCTCCAGACTCTCGCAAATCAGACATCATAGGGCGTTTATCTTGTCGCTGCTCCACACCACGACTGAGCTGAGATAGCGCAATAATTGGTATATTCAATTCACGTGCCAATTGCTTGAGCATACGGGATATTTCAGATACTTCCTGTTGGCGATTCTCACCTGCTTTACCTCGCCCAGCGATCAACTGTAGGTAATCAATCAACAGCATATCCAGTCCGTGTTCCCGCTTTAGCTTTCGCGCTTTAGCACATATTTCATAAACGTTCATTCCTGGCGTA
The window above is part of the Paenibacillus sp. JQZ6Y-1 genome. Proteins encoded here:
- a CDS encoding terminase small subunit, which translates into the protein MALNDKQQRFVEEYMVDLNATQAAIRAGYSLTTAGSIGHEHLRKPEIAAAIEVEMKERSKRLNITADMVLQQWWDIATADPNEIIYHRKTCCRYCFGIDHHYQWKDKEEHDQAQEAENRIAAKDDRPPNIVSDEGGFGFDRTIRPHPKCPNCKGEGFSQVVIEDTRDLGHKEKLLYNGVKESRTGIEVKLRDQDKALENVARHLGMFQDNLKVSGGMINSVTINDLTPEERRARIDELERRRRIGTDPTVGG
- a CDS encoding DUF2829 domain-containing protein, with the translated sequence MTFGDAIERLKIGMKVAREGWNGKGMWIVLMPALQLPPYSTQEPGAKVNDRTAKHIGVDTPLDSQPYIAMWNAQQKWQPGWTATQSDMLSEDWVIVLD
- a CDS encoding RNA polymerase subunit sigma-24, coding for MNKETEQKVINHLHRYRDVCGRITVLSKYSVGAGITINRLSEDDELQQLHSQLRGKPSYMYLSLREQAVMNAATANMERYPAGTKAQLHEVARTHSTEPLEEFRLRELERSIKRVLEARTGQAEGYDEVLDKLSELQDKIAERDNTDAVFEVMRKHNSNLVDLLQLRYVENRQVDDVIAAFNIAPATYRRWREKAIEEFAKLAVM
- a CDS encoding helix-turn-helix domain-containing protein — encoded protein: MAKITLSVNEAAELLGVSTTTIYNMVRDNQIPHMRVRARIIFHRDTIESWIGGKDILKY